A single window of Drosophila suzukii chromosome 3, CBGP_Dsuzu_IsoJpt1.0, whole genome shotgun sequence DNA harbors:
- the LOC108014049 gene encoding protein HGH1 homolog has translation METVKELVQFMQPNQRLDLKAVALTHVLGLTGSSEGKSAILSLDDMLMAIFGLTFDENQTVAKDAVLSLINLTAEEEAAIKVFQLAKQLQPAFAIVEVAAKHITDEQSDLADPWSMVLSNLTRVESLVHEILDTLERDDQTLPRLAKAFAQLDYNKKKAKLHYLAPIFCNLTQVPRGRELCCHGKYQLLEKLLPFASFEGSVVRRGGTIGILKNVCFDTVYHEVILNDQSNILVAILQPLCGPEEFSDEDNELLPIELQYLPESKTREEDPDLRKMLLECLLQLCSTRRSREILRSKGVYEILREYHKWEAKVAKDSDCLLACENVVDILIKKEEEIGLDNYKTEVEVPSEQAEKFVQEDAAYVKSLLD, from the exons atgGAAACTGTAAAAGAGCTAGTACAATTCATGCAGCCCAATCAACGACTGGACTTGAAGGCAGTAGCTTTAACCCATGTTTTAG GTTTAACTGGCAGTTCAGAGGGCAAATCAGCCATACTTTCGCTGGACGACATGCTTATGGCCATTTTTGGACTGACCTTCGATGAAAATCAAACGGTGGCCAAGGATGCGGTGCtaagtttaattaatttaacagCCGAGGAGGAGGCAGCTATTAAAGTTTTCCAACTGGCTAAACAATTGCAACCC GCCTTTGCCATCGTGGAAGTAGCCGCCAAGCACATAACCGACGAGCAATCCGATCTGGCCGATCCCTGGAGCATGGTGCTGAGTAACCTAACGCGGGTGGAGTCGCTGGTCCACGAGATCCTGGACACACTGGAAAGGGACGATCAGACACTGCCCCGCCTGGCGAAAGCCTTCGCCCAGCTGGACTACAACAAGAAGAAGGCCAAGCTCCACTACCTGGCGCCCATCTTCTGCAATCTGACCCAGGTGCCACGCGGAAGGGAGCTGTGCTGCCACGGGAAATACCAGCTGCTGGAGAAACTGCTGCCCTTTGCCTCCTTCGAGGGCAGTGTGGTGAGGCGTGGCGGCACTATCGGCATCCTCAAGAACGTCTGCTTCGACACTGTCTACCACGAGGTGATCCTCAACGATCAGAGCAACATTCTGGTGGCCATCCTGCAGCCGCTGTGCGGTCCAGAGGAGTTCAGCGACGAGGATAACGAGCTGCTGCCCATCGAACTGCAG TACCTCCCTGAAAGCAAAACGCGGGAAGAGGATCCAGATCTGCGGAAAATGCTGCTGGAGTGCCTGTTGCAACTGTGCTCCACACGCCGCAGCCGGGAGATTCTCCGCTCCAAGGGGGTTTACGAGATCCTCAGGGAGTACCACAAGTGGGAGGCGAAGGTGGCCAAGGACAGCGACTGTCTGCTGGCCTGCGAGAACGTGGTGGACATTCTGATCAA AAAAGAGGAGGAGATCGGCCTGGACAACTACAAAACGGAAGTAGAAGTGCCCTCCGAGCAGGCCGAGAAGTTCGTCCAGGAAGACGCCGCCTATGTGAAGAGTTTGCTGGATTAA
- the LOC108014047 gene encoding seminase has translation MGFPKCWLLLCLLLGISISASQGKIYPRDIFRKIPKFRRVWGGVESNTGPNFGGWLLRILNSNGNFACGGAYYAPLLVITSANCIYPYRNSIEGATVEGTAYSKCDKENIAEIDTIQFPERFIYHKLYMDVALIRLKEPIKGRLTEFIRLCSVKVQPGMKMVVFGWGYDSFIVQKPSSDPRNSSVTVISVKECRRKFRTGLKLSSTSLCVKQPPNQRQCLYDGGSPMIYNRELCGVVSFGSNCQDNSKPGMYTNIRRVSRFIRETEEGINAGYIFRSPRHHEKEPHKRKSSTEVKGTKAKIVPKTTKNLPKTTTVDPLEAMVC, from the coding sequence ATGGGATTTCCGAAGTGCTGGCTCTTGCTGTGCCTTCTGCTGGGGATCTCTATATCAGCGTCCCAGGGAAAGATCTACCCGAGGGACATTTTCCGAAAGATTCCCAAATTTCGACGCGTCTGGGGAGGAGTGGAGTCGAACACGGGACCCAACTTTGGGGGCTGGCTGCTGCGGATCCTGAACAGTAATGGGAACTTTGCCTGCGGGGGAGCCTACTACGCCCCGCTGCTCGTGATCACCTCGGCGAATTGTATATATCCCTATAGGAACAGTATTGAAGGGGCCACGGTGGAGGGCACCGCGTACTCCAAGTGCGATAAAGAGAACATAGCCGAGATCGATACCATCCAGTTTCCCGAGAGATTCATCTACCACAAGCTCTACATGGACGTGGCCCTCATACGGCTGAAGGAACCGATCAAGGGCCGACTCACCGAGTTCATCAGGCTGTGCTCGGTGAAAGTGCAGCCGGGCATGAAGATGGTGGTCTTCGGGTGGGGTTACGACAGCTTCATAGTGCAGAAACCCTCTTCGGACCCGCGAAACTCATCAGTCACGGTTATATCCGTTAAGGAGTGCCGTCGGAAGTTCAGAACGGGCCTGAAGCTTTCGAGCACCTCGCTCTGCGTAAAGCAGCCCCCAAATCAAAGGCAGTGCCTCTACGACGGCGGGAGTCCGATGATCTACAACAGGGAACTCTGCGGCGTGGTGTCCTTCGGATCCAACTGCCAGGACAACTCCAAGCCCGGCATGTATACCAATATCAGACGCGTGTCCCGGTTCATTAGGGAAACCGAGGAGGGCATTAATGCCGGCTATATCTTCAGGTCCCCCAGACACCATGAGAAAGAACCTCACAAAAGAAAGTCGTCCACAGAGGTAAAGGGAACCAAAGCGAAAATCGTACCAAAGACAACTAAAAATTTGCCAAAGACAACCACTGTGGATCCCTTGGAAGCGATGGTGTGCtga
- the LOC139352894 gene encoding seminase-like, producing MPKFVLFVLLAAELWPLQAWSFVYPYRINEFTPPERRWWKGPKYNTGTGFGGWLFRIHHGSAGPICGASYYAPYIMLTSANCIHEHRYDLDGTVVQPTYTHQPYDVYVDTIHTPPYFTHYGTFQDLAVVRLMETVQGRTTEFIKLCNRTIKDNMQMTSYGWGFDSAGLQTSDTRSFVVPVENIQSCRNKLSKTNIRLSSTTFCVTHPRDPRKCRYDGGAPLTYGTELCGVASYGPLCKYTNQPGIYTDINKMTKFIEDTAYKIKNGLLNRETRGNDRKTRWWYKQYKNKNRKKLKRIIALKKEEYDYQ from the coding sequence ATGCCGAAGTTCGTTCTTTTTGTGCTGCTAGCTGCGGAGTTGTGGCCCCTCCAAGCTTGGAGCTTTGTGTACCCATACCGCATCAACGAGTTCACTCCACCCGAGAGGCGATGGTGGAAGGGTCCTAAATATAACACTGGAACGGGCTTCGGCGGCTGGTTGTTTCGCATTCATCACGGGAGCGCCGGTCCCATCTGCGGAGCGTCCTACTACGCGCCCTATATCATGCTTACCTCCGCGAACTGCATCCATGAGCACCGCTATGACCTGGATGGCACGGTGGTTCAACCCACGTACACCCACCAGCCCTACGACGTCTATGTGGACACCATTCATACTCCCCCCTATTTCACGCACTATGGAACTTTCCAGGATCTAGCGGTAGTCCGGCTGATGGAGACCGTTCAGGGCAGGACGACCGAGTTCATAAAGCTCTGCAACAGGACCATCAAGGACAATATGCAGATGACGTCCTACGGCTGGGGCTTTGACAGCGCGGGACTACAGACTTCGGACACAAGAAGTTTCGTCGTTCCCGTCGAGAACATCCAATCGTGCCGAAACAAGCTCTCGAAAACCAACATCAGACTCTCGTCCACAACCTTCTGTGTAACGCATCCCAGGGATCCCAGGAAGTGCCGCTACGACGGGGGAGCCCCGCTTACCTACGGCACCGAACTCTGCGGCGTGGCCTCCTACGGGCCACTCTGCAAGTACACCAATCAGCCAGGCATCTACACGGACATCAACAAGATGACCAAGTTCATTGAGGACACCGCCTATAAGATCAAAAATGGACTTCTCAACAGGGAGACCAGAGGGAATGATCGGAAAACGCGGTGGTGGTACAaacaatataaaaacaaaaaccgtAAGAAGCTGAAACGAATAATTGCATTAAAAAAAGAGGAATATGATTATCAATAG
- the LOC108014073 gene encoding seminase: MNSLKEILLIPLLLANIEIAISSRWNSSASYLHARPPVRTVNNNGLRLTEGGHVGAWLLRIIDGDRFVCGASYYSALYALTSANCLHSHRSKLETLSVEFLTPDPQQEDQEDSDARSFALIRTVFTSKEWRWPETYMDVAVIKLSHRLRGNLKDFVKLCTKPLSSYNILSVVSCGAGPTEDVKTEGVTVLNRLDCESQYGSVILGETVACAKESKRKPGCMFSPGCPVTAGDQLCGIVAWGPACKRPGMPGIFTDIHQVQKFILKAIIGKGRVSSDDHRKSESKIVPVWHSGFWISR; this comes from the coding sequence ATGAATTCTCTTAAGGAAATCCTATTGATACCACTTCTCCTCGCCAATATAGAAATAGCCATTTCTAGTAGGTGGAATTCCTCCGCATCTTACTTGCACGCCAGGCCTCCAGTGAGAACAGTGAATAATAATGGCTTAAGATTGACGGAGGGAGGACATGTGGGCGCCTGGCTGCTGAGGATCATAGATGGCGATAGGTTTGTCTGCGGAGCCTCCTACTACAGTGCTCTTTACGCCCTGACCTCGGCGAACTGCCTGCATAGCCACAGGTCGAAGTTGGAAACACTCAGTGTGGAGTTCCTAACGCCGGACCCTCAGCAGGAGGATCAGGAGGACTCGGATGCCCGCTCCTTCGCCCTCATCCGCACCGTTTTCACATCGAAGGAGTGGCGCTGGCCGGAAACCTATATGGATGTGGCTGTGATCAAACTCAGCCACCGCCTGCGTGGCAACCTGAAAGACTTCGTTAAGCTCTGCACCAAACCACTGAGTTCTTATAACATCCTATCTGTGGTTTCCTGTGGAGCAGGACCCACTGAAGACGTGAAAACCGAGGGAGTAACAGTGCTCAATCGCCTGGACTGCGAGTCCCAGTACGGCAGTGTGATCCTGGGCGAAACTGTGGCCTGTGCCAAGGAATCCAAGAGGAAACCCGGTTGCATGTTTAGCCCCGGATGTCCGGTGACCGCAGGAGACCAGCTCTGTGGGATCGTGGCCTGGGGTCCTGCCTGCAAGAGACCCGGAATGCCAGGGATCTTTACCGATATCCATCAGGTTCAAAAGTTTATCTTGAAGGCGATCATAGGAAAGGGCAGGGTCAGTAGTGATGACCACCGGAAATCCGAGTCTAAAATCGTCCCCGTGTGGCACTCGGGCTTCTGGATAAGCCGATAA